The proteins below are encoded in one region of Desulfovibrio sp. TomC:
- a CDS encoding menaquinone biosynthesis protein, giving the protein MESAPLKLGRIAYLNVWPLYEALIPAFPEGPDLTYVPGHPAELNTALANGTIDAAPASAFAYLADPAAFTLLPDLCIRAAAGPIQSVLLLSPVPLAELPDHLAQTGGAIQLSGASASSNALLRVLWRFAWGYSEPRFELVAPGTGFDRGMPFVEIGDLALRLYLAPPPGWHVIDLGQAWQEFAGTPFVFALWIVREGLAGRPLATLDRVRRALVAINNDLPKRLPGLVRAPSLPDWISAEALLAYFRVVNYDFDAAAAASLLLFAHHCRELGLIRAVPGLRFAV; this is encoded by the coding sequence ATGGAAAGCGCCCCCTTAAAGCTCGGCCGCATCGCCTACTTAAACGTCTGGCCGCTCTACGAAGCCCTGATCCCGGCCTTTCCCGAAGGCCCGGACCTCACCTATGTCCCCGGCCATCCAGCCGAACTCAACACGGCGCTGGCCAACGGAACCATCGACGCCGCTCCGGCCTCGGCCTTTGCCTATCTGGCCGATCCGGCCGCCTTCACCCTGCTGCCCGACCTGTGCATCCGGGCGGCCGCCGGCCCCATCCAGAGCGTGCTGCTCCTCTCGCCCGTCCCCCTGGCCGAGCTGCCGGACCATCTGGCCCAAACCGGCGGGGCCATCCAGCTTTCCGGGGCCTCGGCCAGTTCCAATGCCCTGCTCCGGGTGCTGTGGCGTTTTGCCTGGGGCTACAGCGAACCCCGCTTCGAACTGGTGGCTCCGGGCACCGGCTTTGACCGGGGCATGCCCTTTGTGGAAATCGGCGATCTGGCCCTGCGCCTCTACCTCGCGCCGCCCCCGGGCTGGCACGTGATCGACCTCGGCCAGGCCTGGCAGGAGTTCGCCGGCACGCCGTTTGTCTTTGCCTTGTGGATCGTGCGCGAGGGCCTGGCCGGACGGCCGCTGGCCACGCTTGACCGGGTGCGTCGCGCCCTTGTGGCAATCAATAACGACCTGCCCAAGCGCCTGCCCGGGCTGGTTCGCGCCCCGTCGCTGCCGGACTGGATTTCAGCCGAAGCGCTCCTCGCCTATTTCCGGGTGGTCAACTACGACTTCGACGCCGCCGCAGCAGCCAGCCTCCTGCTTTTTGCCCACCACTGCCGCGAACTCGGCCTGATCCGGGCCGTACCGGGACTGCGCTTTGCGGTGTAA
- a CDS encoding adenylate kinase, translated as MNILTFGPNGSGKGTQGSLVKKKYNLAHIESGAIFREHIGGGTELGMKAKAFIDKGELVPDDITIPMILETLKAKGGNGWLLDGFPRNMVQAEKLWEALQKEGMKLDYVIEILLPREVAKNRIMGRRLCANDPNHPNNIFIDAIKPNGDVCRVCGGALKSRSDDLDEAAIGKRHDIYYDTKTGTLAAAYFYKDLAAKGLTKYIELNGEGTIDSIKETLLAQLD; from the coding sequence GTGAATATCCTCACTTTTGGTCCCAACGGCAGCGGCAAGGGCACCCAGGGTTCCCTGGTGAAAAAGAAGTACAATCTGGCCCACATCGAGTCCGGGGCGATCTTCCGCGAACATATCGGCGGCGGCACCGAACTTGGCATGAAGGCCAAAGCGTTCATCGACAAGGGTGAGCTGGTCCCCGACGACATCACCATCCCCATGATCCTTGAGACCTTGAAGGCCAAGGGCGGCAACGGCTGGCTGCTCGACGGTTTCCCGCGCAACATGGTTCAGGCCGAGAAGCTCTGGGAAGCCCTGCAGAAGGAAGGCATGAAGCTCGATTACGTCATCGAGATCCTGCTGCCCCGGGAAGTGGCCAAAAACCGCATCATGGGCCGTCGCCTGTGCGCCAATGATCCCAACCACCCCAACAACATCTTCATTGACGCCATCAAGCCCAATGGCGATGTCTGCCGGGTGTGCGGCGGCGCGCTGAAAAGCCGCTCCGACGACCTGGACGAAGCCGCCATCGGCAAGCGTCACGACATTTACTACGACACCAAGACCGGCACCCTGGCCGCTGCCTACTTCTACAAGGATCTGGCCGCCAAGGGCCTGACCAAGTACATCGAGCTTAACGGCGAAGGCACCATCGATTCCATTAAGGAAACGCTGTTGGCCCAGCTCGACTAG
- the hemA gene encoding glutamyl-tRNA reductase has protein sequence MEHQIYLFGLNHKTAGVEIREAFALGERPKLGELLVHGEARLREVLVLSTCNRVEVLVADAVGRDPKAAVLAAWAEQCGQNPATLAPHLYAHEGLAAVEHLFCVASGLDSLVLGEPQILGQLKAAYRYAVASHTAGVITNRLCHKAFSVAKKVRTATGIGASAVSISYAAVELAKRIFGEMAGKKAMLVGAGEMAELAAMHLLNAGVSEILVANRTYARAEELAGRFKGRAVAFEEFITRLHEVDIVISSTGAPHVVIKARDVRGVLKARRHKPMFFIDIAVPRDIDPDINSLDNVYLYDIDDLQEVVEENLAQRREEAARARDIIGLQVERFGEWLKSLAIKPTIVDMLGAGETIARRELQKTLRRLGPDVSEETRLAVETLSLSISRKLLHEPIAFLKRRAKEDHGERFIDLTRRMYNLDREKVPKDAHADRKPPKDADDAGDFDATDASE, from the coding sequence ATGGAGCATCAGATTTACCTGTTTGGCCTCAACCATAAGACCGCCGGCGTAGAAATTCGGGAAGCGTTTGCCCTGGGTGAACGTCCGAAACTCGGCGAACTTCTGGTTCATGGCGAGGCACGCCTGCGTGAGGTGCTGGTTCTTTCCACCTGTAACCGGGTGGAAGTGCTGGTGGCTGACGCCGTGGGGCGCGATCCCAAAGCCGCTGTTCTTGCGGCCTGGGCCGAGCAGTGCGGCCAGAATCCGGCCACCCTGGCCCCGCATCTCTATGCCCACGAGGGGCTGGCCGCGGTGGAGCATCTGTTTTGCGTGGCCTCGGGCCTGGACTCCCTGGTCCTTGGCGAACCGCAGATTTTGGGGCAGCTCAAGGCCGCCTACCGCTACGCGGTCGCCTCCCACACCGCCGGGGTCATCACCAACAGGCTGTGCCACAAGGCTTTTTCCGTGGCCAAGAAGGTGCGGACAGCCACCGGCATCGGGGCCAGCGCCGTGTCCATCAGCTATGCGGCCGTGGAACTGGCCAAACGCATTTTCGGCGAGATGGCCGGCAAAAAGGCCATGCTGGTCGGGGCCGGGGAGATGGCGGAACTGGCCGCCATGCACCTGCTCAATGCCGGGGTGTCGGAAATTCTCGTGGCCAACCGCACCTATGCCCGGGCCGAGGAGCTGGCCGGACGCTTCAAGGGCCGGGCCGTGGCCTTTGAAGAGTTCATCACGCGTCTGCATGAGGTGGATATCGTCATCAGCTCCACCGGCGCGCCCCATGTGGTCATAAAGGCCCGGGACGTGCGCGGCGTGCTCAAGGCCAGACGCCACAAGCCCATGTTTTTCATCGATATCGCTGTGCCGCGCGATATTGATCCGGACATCAACAGCCTGGACAACGTCTATCTCTACGATATCGACGATCTCCAGGAAGTCGTTGAGGAAAACCTGGCCCAGCGCCGCGAAGAAGCGGCCCGGGCCAGGGATATCATCGGGTTGCAGGTGGAACGCTTCGGCGAATGGCTCAAATCCCTGGCCATAAAGCCCACTATCGTGGATATGTTGGGAGCCGGCGAAACCATTGCCCGTCGGGAACTGCAAAAGACCCTGCGCCGCCTTGGACCGGACGTCTCCGAGGAGACCCGGCTGGCCGTGGAAACCCTGTCCCTGTCCATCAGCCGCAAGCTGCTCCATGAGCCTATTGCGTTTCTCAAGCGCCGGGCCAAGGAAGATCACGGGGAACGGTTTATCGACCTCACCCGACGCATGTACAACCTGGACCGCGAGAAAGTCCCCAAGGACGCCCACGCGGACCGCAAACCGCCGAAAGACGCCGATGATGCCGGTGACTTCGACGCGACGGATGCAAGCGAGTAA
- a CDS encoding cytochrome C assembly family protein, whose product MTAINILFLLVVAGYFLGAAVHLLGVVTAKPGLRRAGWLLTVGGFVCHTLDLAALLVVEGGMAFLSGEFYFSLLAWSLLLICLFLWWRLRLGMLGLLASPLALFLFLSSQAVTAARMPLPKALGGLFFGLHIGALFLAISLLAMASGAGAAYLYLERKIKTKEKLGGFAKALPALSTCDTVNRWAVAAGFPLYTLGLLSGFVWAKLTWNRIFSYDPKEVTAICIWMLFAFLFHQRLMLGWQGRKPARMAIWLFGLTLVSMLVINFFMPTHHSFARYIDGASDLPVWPQP is encoded by the coding sequence ATGACGGCAATTAACATTCTCTTCCTGCTGGTGGTGGCCGGGTATTTCCTGGGCGCTGCCGTGCATCTGCTGGGCGTGGTCACGGCCAAACCCGGGCTGCGCCGGGCCGGCTGGCTGCTCACGGTTGGCGGATTTGTCTGCCATACCCTCGATCTGGCGGCGTTGCTCGTGGTCGAAGGCGGCATGGCCTTTTTGTCCGGGGAATTCTATTTCAGCCTGCTGGCCTGGAGCCTGCTGCTGATCTGCCTGTTTTTGTGGTGGCGGCTTCGCCTGGGGATGCTTGGGCTGCTCGCCTCCCCCCTGGCCCTGTTCCTGTTTCTGTCCTCCCAGGCCGTGACTGCGGCCCGGATGCCGCTCCCAAAGGCCCTGGGGGGCCTCTTTTTCGGGCTGCATATCGGGGCGCTCTTTCTGGCCATAAGCCTCCTGGCCATGGCCAGCGGAGCCGGGGCGGCCTATCTCTATCTGGAACGCAAGATCAAGACCAAAGAGAAGCTTGGCGGCTTTGCCAAGGCCCTGCCGGCCCTTTCCACCTGCGATACCGTCAACCGCTGGGCGGTGGCAGCCGGTTTTCCGCTCTACACCCTGGGCCTGCTCTCGGGCTTTGTCTGGGCCAAGCTCACCTGGAACCGTATCTTTTCCTATGATCCCAAGGAAGTGACAGCCATCTGCATCTGGATGCTGTTCGCCTTTCTGTTCCATCAGCGTCTGATGTTGGGCTGGCAGGGACGCAAACCCGCCCGCATGGCCATCTGGCTGTTCGGGTTGACCCTTGTGTCCATGCTGGTCATCAATTTCTTCATGCCCACACACCATAGTTTTGCGCGATATATCGATGGAGCATCAGATTTACCTGTTTGGCCTCAACCATAA
- a CDS encoding precorrin-2 dehydrogenase/sirohydrochlorin ferrochelatase family protein — translation MRYYPIYVNLRGKRCLVVGAGQVGQRKIATLAECGAEEILVIDLAPAADTCAGLLTHPAVVFACRHYETTDLDGRFLVIASTDDEALNWRISRECAERGIPCNIVDQPEKCSFIVPALFTQGDLTVAISTGGGSPALARKIRQGLGEFLGSEYGALLLLMSRLRPLVMALDLGTPANSRLFRDLVNSPLLEALDQGDAARAEAVLCEILPASLHGEAAGLVSGALSHDGN, via the coding sequence ATGCGGTATTATCCTATTTACGTCAATCTGCGCGGCAAACGCTGTCTGGTCGTCGGCGCAGGCCAGGTCGGACAGCGCAAGATCGCCACCCTGGCCGAGTGCGGCGCCGAGGAGATTCTGGTCATCGACCTCGCCCCGGCTGCGGACACCTGCGCCGGCCTGCTGACCCATCCGGCGGTGGTCTTTGCCTGCCGCCACTACGAAACCACCGATCTCGACGGCCGGTTCCTGGTTATTGCCTCCACCGACGACGAAGCGCTCAACTGGCGCATCAGCCGGGAGTGTGCCGAGCGGGGCATCCCGTGTAATATCGTGGATCAGCCGGAAAAATGCAGCTTCATCGTGCCGGCCCTTTTCACCCAGGGCGACCTGACGGTGGCCATCTCCACCGGCGGCGGCTCGCCGGCCCTGGCCCGCAAGATCCGCCAGGGTCTGGGGGAATTCCTCGGGTCTGAATACGGGGCGCTGTTGCTCCTCATGAGCCGGCTACGGCCTCTGGTGATGGCCCTTGACCTGGGTACGCCGGCCAATTCCAGGCTCTTCCGCGATCTCGTCAACTCCCCCCTGCTCGAAGCCCTGGACCAGGGCGATGCGGCCCGGGCCGAGGCGGTCTTATGCGAGATTTTGCCCGCTTCCCTGCACGGCGAGGCGGCCGGGCTTGTTTCGGGAGCGCTATCCCATGACGGCAATTAA